The DNA segment CCCCGAACTTAAAACCGATCTATCCTCTAATACGATGGCCACTCTTTCTTTCTCGACCGAGGAGGCAAACGAGAAATTTAATTTCCGTAAATCTAACGAAAACTTGATTATATTCAACGGAGAGTATGCCAAAGCGGGAGAGAACCCAGCCGTTGTTGTAATTACGGGGCAAGTTCTGTGAAATAATATAATTTGACGTACTCGACCCGAAGGTTGGTTCCCATTGACGTCATCCGTTGATTCTGGAAACGACGAATCCCCGTGCTTCAAGGGTTCAGTAGGGGCAGGGGGAGGGTATACGCGTCGTGAGGAAATGATTCGGAGGAGGGATGTATCCAGGGACGTTGTACGTGTATTGCAAATCGGGGACCAAAATAATTTTATCAGCGACGATAGTACGAGATTAGGTAATGTAACAATCTATGCTATTTAATTTCAAAGAAGTAAGTGTGCATGataaaaaattgaaacgaatgtTTGCCACTTTTAATATCCAGAGAATCAAATTATATGACATGTTTCTCGTTGTTTGCAGGTAGAAAACATGAAATCAGATATTTGAAGAGCTAGTAGAATAATAAGTGTTAAGTAATTGCGTGACAGATGGTCATATATGACTCATAAGCGCAGTAGTATAAGCCTGTGCTAGAGCAGGCATTTCAGATTGTCGATACTATCCTGCAAAGTGGAAACTGTAACCAGCCGGGAGTAGGAGATATCCCGAAGGAATAGATCGATGTTTCACTCTGTGTAGTAAGGGACGCCTGTTGCTGTAAAACAGCGAGTAGCTTCATTCATGAAAATGGCAGAACGTGAACGCGCTGTACCATTTTAGACGTGTATGATAATTATTAGAACCGCtggttaatttaaaaaattaatgcATCAAAGTTTATGTTTCACATTACAGTCATTTCTTAATTTATTATAATTGATATAAAACTGCGATTTACACGACTGATATTTTAATTAGACGTTAAAGAATTTTAAAGTAACAGACGGAAATGATGATATAGTTGACCTTTGAAAATATTCCATGTAACATCGAAAAAAGTATTTGCTTCAATAACAGTGTTCAAAGTACACAACGAGAAACAAAAGTTATAATCGCAATACCACAATTTTGTTACATTGATTTGCTACTGCTTACCGCTATCATTAATGTTTTGTTTCTCGTTGTTGCGATTACGCGAATGCGTCAGTATTATCAATATAATGTGATCTCATTCTTACTAATTAATTGTATCGCTTGCATTTGCGCGTATTGCCACCACAAATGCAATTACGTCGGCTGCTCTTACCTTCATCATGGTGAACATAAAAATTCGGGGACAATGAATGCGAATTCGTTGTTCCGGTAAACAAATacgatataaataatatatatatacctattgATACCTATACGTTTCATTTTCAGTGTGGTGGAGAAAGGGATATTTCTATACACGCATGGTACTCCACCTACACAGGCAGTCCAGTGCACCTACTCTCATATTTTTGGGGGAATTATTGTATTTATATAGGAATTTATCGTGAGCGATAATTAATTCTGAAGGTTACAAGACATTTCTTAGTAACCGAGTAATCACACCGATGCAAGAATAAAACAAGTAGACGTCAAAAAAATGGCGAAACCGTCGTACAGTATTGTCGAATACTATGGTGAACAAGATAGATACAAATGTGGTTATTGCAAGAACCCAGACACAAATTTCAGCCACGGCAAGTATCGCACCGTTATATAAATTTAAAccttaattattattacttgTGCATGTCAAATTTAATTGCTTTACTAATAGGTTATGTGTATGGATTTCATGACAGTTATATCAAGATATTTTGATTTGGTATTTTCATGCcagatttttcctttttttatatttcatccTGTACTAACTGTAATGTTCATTTCAGGCATGGGCACTCATATTCTGACTGTtcaagattatcaagctttaataGACAGAGGATGGAGAAGATGTGGTTCGTATTGTTATAAATCTACAATGGATCAAACGTGTTGTCCAATGTATACCATCAAGTGAGATTAATATTTCAATCTTATTTACAATGCTGATTCTATTAAAAAACTTATACAAAATTATTATatgtttttaaatatttattatagaTGTAATGCGTTGCAGTTTCAAATCTCTAAATCACAGAAAAAGATTTTGAAAAGAATGGTAAagtttttaaaaaatgaattaaaCAAAGATGACAGAATGGATACACAAGATAGCCATCACAGAGATAACATAGGTAAAGATATTTATAACGTGAATTATGTATCTGAATATTTGTGAAATCCCCTTTTTTGTTTAGATATTGGAGAAATTCCCAGTCACAGTAAGCACCGTCTAAAGCCTGATGAAAATATTTCTGATATGGAAGTAAAATTTATCGATGATAGGCTTAATACAAGGTTACATCCTAATACAACAAACAGAGAGAAAGGAAACGGTGATTTGGGAATAAAACAAAATAAGTCTGAAAATATACCAATTGCAAAAAGTCGCAATGATGATTTTAGTGGTACTCCGCAAAGTGGTACTTCGCAGTCGGTAGAAATGGATGCTACTCGAACACCTTGTATGAAAGCAAAGCTTTTGCGTAAACAACGAAAACAAAACAAATTGTTAGCGCAGGGAAAAACACAAGAAGAAGTAGATGCTATTTTCAAAGAGCATAAGCAAGAGAATCACGCTAAAAGTTTAGAAGAGTTATTTGAAGAGATATATAATGGAACTAGCAAACTGGAGGTAGTATATACTTTTTCTATAAACAATTTTGCTATCTATTGCATGTAAATTATTTTTACAAAAGTTGGTCCTCTTTTCTCCAATTTAgctaatatttaaaaatattaagtaAGAATCAAGTACGTCTTTATTATTTCATACTTTTTAAATTGTTTGATTTAGTCAGTGTATTTCATTGTAAATTGTTTCACTTATTATTTGGATAAAGTTGTACGTAAAACTTATAACTTTTATTAGCTGAAACTAGTTAGAACTTCGCCAATGAACTCTGGATACCTTAAAACCTCAAAACAATCTTATGAAGTATACAAAATATATCAAACAACAGTACACGGAGTTGTAGCAGAAAAAGTTACGGAGAAGCAATATACAAGATTTCTTGTGAAATCACCTTTACAGGTAATTTTACAATTTCTAACGTTTTTCCTGCTTTATCTGCTAAAAAGATTGTAATACTTTCCATATCATTATtgtataatatgtaatatcatACATAATTATTGTTGAAATCGTTGCACAACATTACTAAATATTAttctaaaatatatttttttatacaaTTATAAATATGAAGAATCGTTATTTGGTTGGAGCAAAGTGGAccttcttatattcttatattccctgtttattgcttacgacttgtatattaaaattcgttagaTGAAATTGGTGAGAACAATGTCGGACGAGTTTATTAAAACACGTAAAATAAGCGCAAATCTGTTTAAAAAATATCAAATGATCATTCATGGTGAATCGGAAGAAGAGTCTGATGATGTGTCGTTCTTCAATTTTCTTGTAAAGAGCTCTTTACAGGTACACTTCGTATTTAGTGTGATTTTCCTTGCACTTTATAACATCCTTTTCTCtgttatataataaaataataacattTTGACACgttattaattaatttgttaAAACGTTTAAGAAAATTATGTATGATGTTATCATATCTTGTTAAATACCGTTTACTTTTCATTTGGAATATATCATTGCTTTCGgtgagaaaaatatataaataagaaGTTTATAATTTTAAGCCATGGACACCAGACGATGGACCACCAAGTGGATATGGCTCTTTTCACGAGCAATATTGGTTGGATAATGAATTAATTGCAGTCGGAGTAATAGATATTTTACCGTCTTGTATTTCGAGCGTTTACTTTTTTTATGATCCTGCCTATTCCCATCTATCTCTTGGAACGTTCAGGTTGACTCACAATTTTCGTATTAACTCAATTTCAATTTTCTATGTTACTAATAAATAAATGATTAATATTGTATACTTGATTTAGTTCGCTTCGAGAGATTTACTTAACAAGGCAGTTAAACAAAACAGCAAAAGATCTAAAGTACTACTATATGGGATTCTATATACACACGTGCCCTAAAATGCGCTACAAAGCGAGGATGAGACCGTCGCAATTACTTTGTCCCGAAACTTATGCGTGGTTCGATATAGAACGGTGTCTATTAAAGTTAGATAAACAAAAGTATAGCAGATTGAATGATGATATTGATGCTATCGACGAAGATGGCATAATTGATTTGCGCAAGGTAATAAACGGATTTGTGCCTACAAATCTCATATTTATGAATAACATCTTTATTTTCATTAATGAATTGGATTCGTCTCAAGGTATTGGTTTTGTATCGGCAAGTTGCGATGCCTTATGAGATATATAAAAAACAGGCTCACCCAACTATCacacaagaagaagaagatgaaatTAAAGAATACGCTAGTTTGGTTGGAATGAAGTGTGCGCAAAGATTGTTACTTTATCGCTGTTGAAGCGTAACAAGACCGTAAGAGATTTtaatttacatacatatacatatttcCTTTCACTTAGAGAACCACCGTTTATTTTACTGAAAGACAAGTCCCCTGACTGTTCTACAGTTTCACCTGAACAATtaataaatgaaattaataaaaCTAATAGCTTGAAATAAAGTATTTGTGATGATAAatgtaaaatagaataaaactCTTACCATATGAAGCTAAACTTTGCTTCACGCTATGTATATGTTCTGGAAGTTTATTTCATAATTTAGGAAAGAACACGATATGcttttaattataatttgttTTCATTAAAGTACTTGCATCTTGTTTACACAGCATTCTTCTTAAGTTCATGATAAATACTTTATTCTTTATACATGAACATATGAACAATGATACAAAATATTGTTTAAACGGAATTTTCACAAGTTGGTTAAAATGAATAGCAAGGTGAAATGAGTTTGTTTTAAATACGTTTATTAGTAATTGACATTCGTCGATGATTCGCATAATATTTTAAATCGTGTACAAGATAtagaattttatttaatatataaaattaatcGTTTTAAAGACACATTGTACTATAATTTCATTGCCTAAAACGTATTCATGTCCAAAGATTCATAAAATATTTACATCAACCAGGGCTTGTGTTCTACTCCTCAATGGCTTAAGGATATCAAACGATAAAATGCGATCGTGGTTCTCGTCGCAGCTTAACACGTAACTTATACACTTCGTTACCATAATACTTGTTAATCTCAATCATTCTCGCTTCACAAAACATTTAACATTGTAAAAAATGTCAAGTCTTAGGGAAaggaaaaaataattaattcctcGCAGCCTCTGCATCTCGTTCGGTTCGGACTTCGTTCCAACTTTGAATGTTTCCGCTTCCTCCGAACTGAAAGACGATCATGCAAACTATACATACCCCTGAACCAATCCAGAATAACGTTTGCCACCTATCGATAGGATTCTAAAAGAGGAGAAAGAAACAATTAATTGTTATAATTAATAAAGCGCGCTGTGGTAGTAAAAGCATTAATGAATAGACAAAAAATTATTACAAAACACTGCGTATAGGCATAAGCGTCAATTAACAAAAACATACAAACTATACACTTTACAATTAACTTTAATCATACCCAACACACGTGTGCATGCTGGTACTACAGATGGCAATGACGAGACGTTGGTATGATCAGTGCACACGTGAGTACTGCGTTGCGAGTGGATTACCCGATGATACGACTTGTAGGTACTTCTCGTACTATAAATTCGATGATATAGAGACGAGTAGTACCCACGAATCGTTACCACCACAAGTATCTGAATGCGTGTGAGCAGGATAAGCTTAGCGGGACGTTCTGGTGTTCGACTTTCGCGACTTCTTGCGCCGTATGGTTTGTCGATATTGACATGTTAATTAGTACCGTGTTCATCAGTACGATGCGAAAGTTACAGGAATTATTTGAAATTATACATTATGTATCCCGCATAGAAACCTTGTATATACTATTCATGCAGCAGAAAAGCTGGTCTGCAAGTGGTAGATACGTAACAAAACGAAAATAGAGCATATTCTCAAGCGAGAAGTGAAACCTTTAGCACGTTCGCGGTGAAATTTTAGTGAATCGTTAAAACAATCATTTCGAATGCATCGCACACACAATTCCCCAGTACTGCCCGTACTATGAGTTACGCAACAGAGTACAAGGCTGGACTGAGGTCTCGAATATGCCAATAGCACCTTTACGTGCAGTCAAGCAGTCATGCTGTAACAAGATATCCGGTCACTCTATCGTGGACGATAAGCAGACAAacaaaaaattatataattcatgTCAATAATTGGACGTATGATCTCGCCGCTAAAACTGCTGCTACTGCGAGAAAGCGACAAAGCGGAAGCATTATAAGCAGAAGGAAACATGAAGCCCACAGCGAATCACAAAGAGAAATACTTACTCCATATTTTCCAGCTATTTCCTCTACCAGAGGCGAGACAATCATGCCTGAACTGCTACCAATAGTGTTCATTATACCGTATAGAAATCCTGCAAAGTTTGGCGATAGATCTTGGTTATTCGACAGGTTAGAGATACTCGCTGCACCGTTGAAACCAAGCGCCAAAATCAGGAACAAGTTCGCGAGGACGAGTCTACATCCGACGTAGCCAACCAAAATGAGAAAGATGCCGGGCAGAAGATGAGCTGCGGGACAGAAGAAAGGAAGATTTCAATTTCATTTAACCATCTCAAATATACCGAATATATGAAACCAAAATATTGAAGTGAGATCACTTACAGAATACTGTGGCTCCTTTACGGAGAACTGTAACAGAGACTATCTCCTTTCTCTTAATCGTATCACCAGCCCAACTGAAGATGAATCCAAAGAACATTCTGCCAGCCCAAGGTAAACTAGCCGCGAGTCCTCC comes from the Xylocopa sonorina isolate GNS202 chromosome 1, iyXylSono1_principal, whole genome shotgun sequence genome and includes:
- the Ate1 gene encoding arginyltransferase 1 isoform X3, producing MAKPSYSIVEYYGEQDRYKCGYCKNPDTNFSHGMGTHILTVQDYQALIDRGWRRCGSYCYKSTMDQTCCPMYTIKCNALQFQISKSQKKILKRMVKFLKNELNKDDRMDTQDSHHRDNIDIGEIPSHSKHRLKPDENISDMEVKFIDDRLNTRLHPNTTNREKGNGDLGIKQNKSENIPIAKSRNDDFSGTPQSGTSQSVEMDATRTPCMKAKLLRKQRKQNKLLAQGKTQEEVDAIFKEHKQENHAKSLEELFEEIYNGTSKLELKLVRTSPMNSGYLKTSKQSYEVYKIYQTTVHGVVAEKVTEKQYTRFLVKSPLQMKLVRTMSDEFIKTRKISANLFKKYQMIIHGESEEESDDVSFFNFLVKSSLQPWTPDDGPPSGYGSFHEQYWLDNELIAVGVIDILPSCISSVYFFYDPAYSHLSLGTFSSLREIYLTRQLNKTAKDLKYYYMGFYIHTCPKMRYKARMRPSQLLCPETYAWFDIERCLLKLDKQKYSRLNDDIDAIDEDGIIDLRKVLVLYRQVAMPYEIYKKQAHPTITQEEEDEIKEYASLVGMKCAQRLLLYRC
- the Ate1 gene encoding arginyltransferase 1 isoform X2, which gives rise to MGTHILTVQDYQALIDRGWRRCGSYCYKSTMDQTCCPMYTIKCNALQFQISKSQKKILKRMVKFLKNELNKDDRMDTQDSHHRDNIDIGEIPSHSKHRLKPDENISDMEVKFIDDRLNTRLHPNTTNREKGNGDLGIKQNKSENIPIAKSRNDDFSGTPQSGTSQSVEMDATRTPCMKAKLLRKQRKQNKLLAQGKTQEEVDAIFKEHKQENHAKSLEELFEEIYNGTSKLEMKLVRTMSDEFIKTRKISANLFKKYQMIIHGESEEESDDVSFFNFLVKSSLQPWTPDDGPPSGYGSFHEQYWLDNELIAVGVIDILPSCISSVYFFYDPAYSHLSLGTFSSLREIYLTRQLNKTAKDLKYYYMGFYIHTCPKMRYKARMRPSQLLCPETYAWFDIERCLLKLDKQKYSRLNDDIDAIDEDGIIDLRKVLVLYRQVAMPYEIYKKQAHPTITQEEEDEIKEYASLVGMKCAQRLLLYRC
- the Ate1 gene encoding arginyltransferase 1 isoform X1; protein product: MGTHILTVQDYQALIDRGWRRCGSYCYKSTMDQTCCPMYTIKCNALQFQISKSQKKILKRMVKFLKNELNKDDRMDTQDSHHRDNIDIGEIPSHSKHRLKPDENISDMEVKFIDDRLNTRLHPNTTNREKGNGDLGIKQNKSENIPIAKSRNDDFSGTPQSGTSQSVEMDATRTPCMKAKLLRKQRKQNKLLAQGKTQEEVDAIFKEHKQENHAKSLEELFEEIYNGTSKLELKLVRTSPMNSGYLKTSKQSYEVYKIYQTTVHGVVAEKVTEKQYTRFLVKSPLQPWTPDDGPPSGYGSFHEQYWLDNELIAVGVIDILPSCISSVYFFYDPAYSHLSLGTFSSLREIYLTRQLNKTAKDLKYYYMGFYIHTCPKMRYKARMRPSQLLCPETYAWFDIERCLLKLDKQKYSRLNDDIDAIDEDGIIDLRKVLVLYRQVAMPYEIYKKQAHPTITQEEEDEIKEYASLVGMKCAQRLLLYRC